The DNA region tCAAGGgctcaggcaggggaggaggtggcGGCAATGATGGCCCCTTGGGGGCTCTTGGGGCAGTTTGGGCAGTCAGACTAGAAGCCTTGCAGAGTTGCCGGGGAAAGGGGGCTCTGGGGAAGGCCCTGAGCAGGGTGGCAGGCAGCCGTTGGCTGGTGAAGACTAGGCCCTGCACAGGCTCACCCAGCTGGTAGCCCAGGTGGGCATAGAACTGCAGCTGGTCATGGGTAGTGAGGTGTAGTCGGCGGAAGCCCCGGGCCTGAGCAAAAACCTCCAGGCCCTCCATGAGGCGGCGGCCAAAGCCACGGCCCCTCAGAGCCCGGGCCACCACCACTGTCTCCACTAGGAGGCTCTGGGGCCGGTCCAGCACCCGTGACAAGCGGGCATGGCCCACCACGATGGGGGCTGCCTCAGGTGTGGGGCTGGGGCTCAGCAGCATCAGGCAGAGGGGGAAGGCGTCTGAGGACTGGCCCAAGGAATGCAGGCGGGAGGCACGGCTGCGGGGCCACTGCTCATTGATGAGGTCGGCACAGGCATCCAGGAGCTCAGGTCGGCAGTGCACAGGCTCCAGGGTCAGTTCAGCCAGGTTGGGGGCTGAGGTCTCCTCTGGCTGGTGTGCAGGATCCAGGGTCAGCTCAGTCAAGCCAGGACTGAGGGTCATCTCTGGATGGCATGCAGAACCCAGGGTCAGCTCAGCTAGCCTGGGGCTCAGGGTCAGCTCTGGCTGGTGTGCAGGATCCAGGGTCAGCGTGGCCAGGTTGGATCTCAGGGTCAACTCTGACTGGCATGCAGGATCCAGAGTCAGCTTGGCTGGGCTGGTACTCAGGATCAACTCTATCTGGTGTGTAGGGTCTAGGGTAGGGGTCAGCTTTGATGAGCCAGGGCTCAGAGTCAGCTCTTCCCTACATGTAGGATCCAGGCTCAGCTAAGTCAGGCTGGGAGCCATGGTCATTTCCTGCTGGGTTGCAGGTGGCTCAGTGCCAGGCTGGGGATTAAGAGCATGGTCTCCAGACAATGGTTATCTCCTCAGACCACAAGGATGCTCCTCCTGTAGACAACAGCCATGCTAGGCTGTGCCAGGAAGGAGGACAGtgttggggcagggaggggctgacaGAGTGCTAGGGGAGCCATGCATCCTGGAACTGGTAAGCTACACCTTGTCTCTGTCCCATACTCACCTGATGGCACAGGTCACCTGGAGACCATCCCTTATACCTGACTCAGGTGACTCACTCAGGTGACAGCAGAGGTAATGGTTCCAGGGTGTCCTGCCCCACATTGGAGGAAAGCTGAAGGCTAAAGGCTGGGGCAGAATCCAAGAGTCATGGCCCCACTTTCTCTGGCTACAACTCTGGCCTCCCCAGAACAGGGGACCTAGCCTACACCATCATGGTTGGCTGGCCATCAGACAGAACATGCAGACTAGACACCATGACCCCCTACTTAAACCCACCCAAAACTCCCTCTGGCTGTCCCCAGGAActcccctgccctttccttctctttacaCTTTAGGTCCCAGCCTTTCTGACCACTTGGGCCATGCCTGTCACCTGACCAATCCTGgggtacccatcacccacccgtTAGGATCAGTTTTCCCCTCACTGAACTGCCTTTCCTGCctggagcacagagcccatgcccccccaccccccccatccccatgCAGCTCAGGACACTCTGCTTGGGCATGGACCCAACTGTCCCCTCACATGGGGTTTCAACAGCACTAGCAAGGGGCCTGGCTCACTGTCACAAAGCAATGTGGCTCTTGCAGGCTTGGTTCCCCACTGGCCTGAGTTTCGTAGTGGCCCTAGATAAGGACCACAGCTTCCTTCCTAAATCCACAAGGGTGTCCAACGGCCATCAGGTTGGGGGCTCAGACCTCCTGTGCCTAAACCCCATTGTTTGCCAGTCCTACCCCAGGCCCTTCTGCCAGGAGGGTCTATGCTGAGGGGATTCCTGGCAGTGGGGGATCCACTGGACCTCACTCTTCTACTCACTTGCTCCAGAGAGGACGTCCTggctctccttccccacctcccccaaaagGCCCCATGAGCCTGAGGCCAATTCCACACTGGTCAGGCACAGGTAGCCCCCACAACCCCACACCCCACTCAGAGGATTATAAGCACCTCACCTGCATCGGCCACCTCCGCAGCAGCTACAGCTCTGGACCAAGAGGGAGGAAGCCCCAGAATCCACCCCTAGGTCTGGAGCCCCAGACTTCCCCGCGGTTTTAACCCCTTCGTGGCCGACCCCACCCACTATGGGCGGGGCTCCTGTGTCCTCAGGGAGAGGCGGCAGTGtcttctgtgcctcggtttccccctccctcctagTGGATGACAAACCGTggaattttgggggggagggtgtgctTCAGCAGCTTGACTCTGGGTGGGTGTGGCTCGGCATGCTAGGGGAGAGAACGACAGAAGCAGGGAGGGCGTGCGGGACGGCATAGCTACTTGAGGACCGCACGCATGGGACAGACGGGGGACAGTGAGGACGAACATAAGGCGCATGGGAAGGGGGAGGTACTGACATGCTGAAGCCAAGCTCCGGGACGCTTCGCGTGCTCGCTCCGCGTGGGTCGGTTTCTCGCTGTCTGTGGTTTGGACTCTTCTGACCGCCCGCGCTGGCCCCTAGCGGTGCGGCGGACGCACTGCAGCCGTCGTCTCCTGCAGCACCGGACCTGGTCGACTTTCTCTAGGTAGCTAGGCCCCACCCCGCCTCCGCGCGCCACGGCTTAGGCTCCGCCCCCGGTTCAGGGCGTCACAACACCCCCGACGCAGACCTGGTCTCTGCCATGGCTCCGCCTCTGCCCCTCCGGCCCCGCCCGAGCCACAGCACCTCGCTCCCTACGTATCCCAGCTGGGACCGAGCGCAGGCTCCACCTCCTCCCCGTCGCCTGCAGGCCCAGTATCTGGCTTCTGAGCACCTATTAGATCCTCCCGGATTCCACTCTACCGAGGCCCTAGCCGGGCCCGTCGCGCCAAAGCCTTGGCCGGGTACAGGTCCCTCCTCCACACGGCTCTACTTCCGCCTCGCCTCGCCTCACCTCGCCCCACCCCAAGCTCAGGCAGGCCTCGGCTCCTGTCGGTCCCCGTTTGGAAAGGGGTCCATTGTGGAAACGATCAGGTAGAGCTTCCTCCTGAAATTTGGGCCCCATCCTCGGAAGCAGCCGCCCTCGGACAGACGTCAGGTCTAAGTGAGAGAGATGAGCCTTTCCTGTACCCTCTGGATCCCGGCTTCTGCACGTTTTAGGCACTCCATTAATAGCTCCTGAAGCAAGAACCGTGTCTGCTTTATTTGCGAGCTTGGTGCCTTTGAGCAGGTTGCGTGCAGGGCTGGTTACTGTCAACACAGTAGGAGTCAAAGTGCTTTACCTCTATAGCTAGACAGCCTGGGTTTCGAATTCCAGTTTCTCTATTTTCTGGCTGTGCAGCCTTGGGCAAAATGTTTGCCCTTCCagtgtgtgcctcagtttcctcataacGTCGTGTTAGGATCAAGTAAGTCTACTTAAAATGCTTAACACAGGACTTGAGGAAGCGTAGGTGTTCAGTGAATGTCAGTTCTTGTGATTGCTACAGTTTAAAGACTGGCTTAGTATCTCTGGAGATGTTTATGACCCAGCTGGATGGGTGCTGGAGGCTCTAACCCCTTAGGCAGCTATCCTGGTCTATAAGCATGTGCAGGTATATGCTCGTGACCGTGGCTGAATGTACTCCTGGCTGTCACCATGACTTGTGTGTGACTACTTATACTGGAGAAAGCTctggccaggggtgcctgggtggctcagtcggttaaggggctgactttggctcaggtcatgatc from Panthera leo isolate Ple1 chromosome A2, P.leo_Ple1_pat1.1, whole genome shotgun sequence includes:
- the NAA80 gene encoding LOW QUALITY PROTEIN: N-alpha-acetyltransferase 80 (The sequence of the model RefSeq protein was modified relative to this genomic sequence to represent the inferred CDS: deleted 1 base in 1 codon) — encoded protein: MQPLAFSFPPMWGRTPWNHYLCCHLSESPESGIRDGLQVTCAIRPYTPDRVDPEYQPSQADSGSCMPVRVDPEIQLATLTLDPAHQPELTLSPRLAELTLGSACHPEMTLSPGLTELTLDPAHQPEETSAPNLAELTLEPVHCRPELLDACADLINEQWPRSRASRLHSLGQSSDAFPLCLMLLSPSPTPEAAPIVVGHARLSRVLDRPQSLLVETVVVARALRGRGFGRRLMEGLEVFAQARGFRRLHLTTHDQLQFYAHLGYQLGEPVQGLVFTSQRLPATLLRAFPRAPFPRQLCKASSLTAQTAPRAPKGPSLPPPPPLPEPLTTSPPPPAGPPPQSLLETQYQDLRGCPIFWMEKDI